TTTCGTCCCATCAACATAACATggagtctgcagttaaagtttttaaaatatttgttagatCAATAAAGTATGCGAAACACTGGGTTCCACGGAAATTATGTTGAACGATATTctgacaaaataatttaaaatatctatattagGCCCTTTCCGCATAGGTTTAATACCACTAAATCTTAGTATGTCACATCCGGTTCATACGGAAAAGGgttgttaaaaaatatcacTTAAATTAGCCAGTTGTAggtaatttacatttttgtaccctacatttcattgcagtaaAACAAATCTGGGTCATTAGAATATAtctttggtatttcaaatacaaaataggcATTTGTACGAATAGAATACATAATGTTAGTATTCTCAGATTTTTACAGTGACCATTGACAAGTACAGTATTTACAACAAACAACTAACTGcagtataaatataataaagatagAGTAATGCATATATATTCTGCAAATCTGTGTGTCTGCTTGTATTTATGTGTATATTATACATTAATTTTTTGAATCTTTGAAAATCTGTTTACAGCATTCACAGCGACATTACCCGGAGGTGTGCATTCATATCAGAACGATAATGCTATCGAATATCTGATTAAGCTTTTAGACAATCGTGGTTACAGAGATGGTAGTTTTACTGTTCTTCCTGGAATGGACGGTGTTTACTCGGTATCGGTTACCATGATGTCAGGCTCTGTAACCGCTCACACTACTTTACGGAAGAATGGAGCTATTTTAGTGTGGTTATACACTAATAAAGAATATGATATGGCTTCCCAAACAATCATCGTTCAACTGGTAGTAGGTGACAGGCTTTGGGTACAAATGACCCATCAAGCATCGAGTCTTTTCGATGTTTATAACACTTTTAGTGCATTTCGGATACGTTAAATCTATCAATAGGATCGCATAAAGGCACAAAGGCTTCACAGATGTAACGTTACGGCCCACAAAAATAAGCAGTGAATTATGTCAAATAAAACTTTTGTCAACGTGTGACCTTTTTTCAAGTTACAAAcgcatttgatttgttattttaattttgcatgTAATTTATAACTGAAACAAAGATTATATTCGACGTACATGTacgtttatatataaacaatcatTATGACTTCAACAAAGAGCTAAGTATTATCTTAGATGGATATGAATCAATAAATAAGGAATGAGTAACATGTGTATTTTGCGTTTTTGCTAgttgtgtttgtgttttatatCGATCTGATGCGTCCAGGTCACTCTTTCGACTGGTTTTCATAGTTTGTTCTGAAGCTGTTCTGTTGCACCACTTTCCAAGGTTAGAAGAATGGATCCATGTCAGAAACCATGTTTAGCCCGCCGTGCAAATTCTTGAAGTGTATGTCCAAAGTCAGGATATGTTAATCAACTCAGATGTCgcttgttgctgtatatcatattacttttcctttttttttctttgtatataaatCAGGTCGTTagtttcctcgtttgaattatCTTACATTTCTCATTTCGAATAGCCAGGcacggatccagagggggggttccgggggttggaacccccctttctTTTTGGACGATCATtgtatttgaatggggacatgtagttggaacccccccccccccccccttgtcctgggttaggaacccccccccccttttttttaaatggctggatccgcccctgctagCTTACTATGCTGTATCGgttttgctttttgttgaaGGTAGTACGGTGACATAAAGTTGATACATCATTCGATCTGTGGTGAAGAGATGtctcatttgtaatcataccacatgtttgtacttttatatagttgctatttttcaataaagtagaatgtagaacaagaaattcaaaaatgtGTGGTTAATCCAGCAAATGACATTTCTCTTTAACTTTGGTTcagttttacatttataatcaTCCTATTTTCGAAAATCATTCGACTTGAAGAATaaggaaaatatttataaatttgacaaataagaATCAAAGATTGCTCTGTAGGTCATATTTTTCTTTCCTTCAAAACTAAATGAGGATTGTTtgtcatttacttttaataacaaGTTCTGGAAAGCCTGAATAAATAGACCATTTTCGAGTCCTTCGCCAAATGAGTTCGTCAATTATGCGAGCTTATGACGttatttaccagatagaggggatcgCCTATATTCTTGCACTATTAAAGTTTATCCAGCGTCTTCGTGATCGTCATTTtacaggataaactagaaataaagtGCGTTCTTAacatgatacgggttatgttcttcgcATACATTtgatgatggtatgatactgaacctctaacgggagggattgtgcttgattttcatatgatggtTTAATTAAGGCCTGGAGCTGGCAtttcagtaactgctagtagtcctttgttaactTATGTAGactatcattgtcattttgtttagtttcttttgttacttaTTCTGACAGTGGACTCAGACTTCTTTTAAACAGAGTTTTATTGTGCGTATTGCCATGTGgttctttattctacattgactagaggtatagataaaggcaaccgcagtataccgctgttaaaaactcataaatccatggacaaaaaacaaaatcggggtaacaaactaaaaccgagggaaacgcattaaatataagaggagaacaacgacacaacataggggagggttgagatctcacagaACATGTTTAAcgccgccgcatttttgcgcctgtccccagtcaggagcctctggcctttgttagtcttgtatatattttaattttagttcatttatatgttttagagtaagatatgacgtccatttttactacacatttttttattttagagcTGAGGCTACCCTCCGGTTGCTGCGTTAAAGACACATtgatggccttcggctgttatctgctctttggtcaggttgttgtctcgttgacatattcccatttccattctcaattttatctgttGGTAATTAATCACAATTCCCCAATGACAGCAGTGCTAATCATcagttataaaatatcaattttccgaataattcgtacaatatatagcattatattttttcaaccgCTCGATAAACATTGGAGGGAAATGATGATGCCCCTAAACGCATGAATGAtgttcaataaaacaaaagtttttgacggaaatgcaacGAACTCAAAAGTAGTCTATTGGTAAGGGAATTGCAGAGAAGACGATGAGAATTGAATGAAGGGAAAAACGTCAACATTACAGCCAAGtcttatatttcaaaacatttctcAATGTAGTTTAAGCAGgggcaaattttcaaaacttgctCATCAGAATCAAAGATTGCCTTGTATTTGTCGGTCATGGTTTTCATTCGatcaaaaagaaatgaaaaacgTTTATACTAGATTCTTCATATCttagtttttgtgaaaatacGCTAGATGATTTAAGAGACAATAAAGTGTCTAACGAcggagaaaacaaacggcctggTGTATGCTAAAACAATCaagttttcataaaaaaaaataatatagcaTTCAAAAAATATACCCGTTTTCAGCAAACAAATTATGCaatcaagaaaacaaaacaatcaagAAACATTTGAtgataatttctttatttatattgcaATGAAGCATGGACATAATACAGATCTATatgcaagaaaaataaaaaaaaaataggaaagcTTGTTTAAATGATTTAGTATATTATTTGGCTAATCATTTTTGTCCATATTAAAATCTTAATGATTTAGTTCGTTCGTCAGCTGAATTGGACGGATTTCTTTAGTTTCTTCCCTGAACCATGTGTTCTTGTGGTTAATTGTGGCATCTGTGACGCATGCGAATTATTCCCTGTTCTGGTTGTAATATTTCCAATCATCACAAGTATGCTTCTTCTTTATCATGGCATTGCTactttttcatttcattcagaCTTTCGCAAAAAATGTATTCTACTCTAACATAAATTCAagattttaaagattttgttaTTAAGCTACTCAGACAATAAAACTCGTATGTATAACACGATATACcaatacaaaatgataaaaaaagccTTTAaggaatatgaaaaataattcgaaatcatgtataacataacaatttatttgaatatttaatgaCGATGACATCTGTCTATCTAAGTTTCAGTTTTGTTCATGATCTTCTATGAATTTCACCAGGATAATTGACAAAGAGTATGATTTTGAAGTTTCTTTGAATATGTCTTTCCCTCAGAAATATGTACATAAAGTCTCTCTATATATTAATCAAAAGTAtcttaattgtgaaaatgagtgaaaagaagacatttttttttttaaaagttgaaaaagggaTTTGTCTCATTCTATATGTTTCTACAAGATGCAACGGATGCAAAAAATCTAATCCACTGGATATTCTGGTTGATAACCGCGAAAGATCGAAAATGTTCATATGTCCCCGGGCGCATGCATGCTTGATTCATTTGAGCATCAATAGCTGTGCCACACTGCTCCAAACAACTACCCCATGGTTCACAATTGTCTACGATTGAATTATAAAACTGCTGGTTTTGATCTACTGATAAATCGTAAAACATGAAGCAGCGATTGTGTGTCAACATCGCAGAGTGAAAGGCATCTGCAGTGTACCAAccattacttttattaattatcaAATCATATACGTCCGATGCCATGCAGGGATCGTTTCTTATGGACATCTGCGCAGCCATGCAATCGTATGTACCGGCACCAAATATTGGACAATTGTTGATAATTGTGTCGTACCTATTCTGACTTGCTTGATTaccaaaattaaagaaatcaaatgTATTACAACCATCGACGTTTCCTGAATTAATATCGCATTGGGAAATTCCTTTGAACGAAATACATGTCCACGCGCCggcaatatttgccactgggtAGTAATATAATAAACCAAAGCACATTTCATCAAATGTTGATTGACCATATAACGTTGTTCCGGAACGAGATGTTGATTTATATGTACATTTAGTGGTGATACTGTCGCCAGGCATAACTTCAATAGCTGGAGAAAGCCTAGAAATACACAATTTCAGTCTTTGATATAATGATTATTATAGTGATTtgtgaaaaacaataaatgttggTTCACTATGTGTAAATTACTTATTtgcattaaatgaaatataaatatgatgaaatACCTGCAATACCCAATTAAAAACTTCTTTAAACCATAAAATCAGCTTGTTTAATCAACCGGGGCACCTGTGTTGTATAGGTCTATTTGGTATTTCCGGTTACCAGGAATGTTGAACATAATTTAGACAGATGTATGTCATTTGCGGGACCGTATGCCTTCTTTTATGTTTTTCGAGGGCGAACAGTTTGTGTTGTCTGTCTTAGACATCTAATCATGGTCAATGCAAGTAGGAGTAGTCCACGACACCGAATTATCACCGTTGTTTAGGGTCAACTTGACTGCTATCATCTGACAGTAAAACCTATACTAACGAGCATCGGAAGATGTGACGGAGaagtatatatagatatgtaAAAATTTTCTGTCGAACATTTGACGTTGAAGGGAAAATCCTGATTCAAACCTTCTTTTATTGTACCCTTCTtatattaaagaaatcaaattggAACGATGTGAATTGATGTAGCTGTAAAGGGCTCCGACATGACAAGGGAGAGGCAAAAGAAatcagagggacattcaaactcataagtcgaaaataaacagataagtcgaaaaaaagacagacaaaagtacacaaaacacaacatagaaaactttaATCTGATCTTTACGAACCACACAAAAAACTAGGGTTGATATTTGGtactccagaagggtaagcagattctgctcaacatgtggcacaATGTTCATGTCTTTCAGGGTATTAACCCTGAGTCTCTTCTTTTTAATCTCGATTCAATGGCGGCTTATACGTGCAAGAGAATATACAAACATACACATATTGTGTACACGCAATGTACTTAATAACTCAACGTAAATCGACATAACTTAGCATAAACTCAAAGAAAAGGAATATCAATAGAGGACCAAAGTGCTTGATCTTCAATTTGATTATTGGTAATAAAATTACCCAGTAAAACAAGCTAGAGAAAATGACTAAATGTTAAATACCTACTCGTGAAGTTGAGGAGAATCATAAACATATAAGGGATCATCTGTTAGATCTGCAATCTTTGTCCCGTTCCTATGTAATTTTACTTTCATCTCACTGCCTATGAATAAGATacaaaaattattcaaacaaCATATGACTGAAGGAGTAGTTGGGTATACGTCCATTAGACGGCAATCTAAAATACCCAAATGGTAACTAAATGGTGAAATGCAGCCAACAGGCATTTGCCTATGCAACTTGTCTAGATCACTCGTAACTATTTGCTGTTTTATACGAATATCTAACCAGGTTAGACATATATGATCAGTCAATGAAtagtgaaattatttttaaataacgtACAGGAACCTGAAATTTTGTCgatcaattttacatattttttcaataaactctattatttcatatttatttaatgatatatCCACAGAATCACTACAGCTGTCCAAATTTAACTAAACCAGATGTGCATGTGTCTTTTCAAgccaaaaatgtttgaaaaatccaaaacaaaataCAGACGTCGATTAGCtgatgaaacaaaaataataaataaactaatcatagataccaggactaaattgataaaatgattgacactttttttaaacaaaacataaactaTTGTATAATATTGTTATAGCTGTGATGTTCATCTCCTCGTAGTTAATTATTTCTGAGTATATATCGATTGCTGAATTATTTGTTATTGAGTGTCATTTGATCAAACGTGTCTATGTTTGGGAAATCTTTTTGACAGTTTAAATATACTTAAGTGTTTGTTCTGGATTATAACCTCTTTGGTTATATTCagtcaacataaaaaaaaatattgaataatttgaTTTAGTTTACCTAAATAATGCATATGATTCAAAGCTGAAAACACATGAATAGTTCCTGTGAAGAGCTGATTTGTACATTCGGATGGACATTCGCCTTCCTCTTGGTGGCTCTCAAGACCCGATGGTATGTTAAGATAATTCTGACCGGTGATGAAAATTCCAGCGTCATTTGGACGGAGGTTAGGTGTAAAGTAAAGTTTCATCCCTGATCCATCAACAAGGCTGTTCGAAAGAAGCGGGTTTGTCCAGTGTAACTGTAACAGTATACAAATGGTATCATATTGAAAGCAAACCGCTATTTTTAAAGATTGGTAAACCTTTATCGGACGTTGAATTGTTGatgaaatgaagaaatattcCGATACAACTTAAAAGTATTACTCATTGGATGTCATCTGAATTGGCGTagaaataaaaaccaattgATATGCATGGGAAGGGGAATGAATATGCATGTACATCTGTTGGTATGCATGctactttttaacttttttacacGATTGATTTCGGCATATACTGTTGTAGAATATTCAGTGTCATCTGGTCTTGTGCATGATTATCTATTTCAGCTTTAATTAGGCCtggatattcatttaaaaattccaCTTTCTATTGAATTTTCTCCACGCTAATATTGTATTCAGCCCTTCGTGGCATTCAGCTTGGAATTGGCAGACTTTCTCACATTGATATACTAACACAGTAcagtaattaaaattaaaaaaaatcgttgcgaaaaaaaaattatctcatCATTATCattaatcatatttttacagtttaaaTAATACGACAGCTATTATCCATTCTGgttttgagcttttaattttgcctttcgattacctttgataactttttccgttttgaattttcctcgcagttcgggtttttttttgtaattctacTATATACATACTTGTATAGCACCTTGTGTATACTTGTTTGGTCCAATTCTGATACCAGCTTCATCAGGCAGACAATGCCCAGAAAATCCCAAAGACCATACTCCTAATACAATCTGACACGAACTTGATGCTCCCATTCCACATTCATGGGGAACGCCAACCTCATTAGGAGGTACTGTCTctaaaacatgaaataacacACAATGGTCAACGCTAGTACGAAGTGATATTTACGCTACGTGTTGCATACTcacaattattttatgaaacGCAGCCATGTTTAGTGTAAATTATGTTGAGTAAGTGTCGTGCTCAGTGCATGTAAACGTACCTTGCCAACAACTATTTTAGTGGTCTGGATGCGACCAACTGCAATGCCTTATCTAAATCTTTTAAGTTGCAGTCTAAATGTATCAGATTTGTTTATCTACTTACCAGAACATGAACTACTGATTTATCGTTCCTGCATGTCCATGAAATACTTGCCGCTACTGTGTGATAAGACCATGACaacatcaacaacaacaaaacaacacgGAAACACAAACAACTCCATAAAAGACAACAGGGAAAACTGTCCGAAAAACAAGCCCTATACTAATGAATATGAAGAAGTCAATTGTTCCAAAGAGGCTATATTCCTGCTCTATATGAAACATGCGTCTTTTTAATCTTGCCATGTGTTTGCCATGTGTTACCCTTGTCTTCTTCCCGGGTTTTTTACTGAGAATAAtctacaattatatatataggatacaaatatttagaattataaCTTGCGGACGACgctttcttttaaaacaaaaagctGAAACTTCaaatacaaaacttaaaaaaagagACGTGaacattaaacaataaacaataaacaataaaaaaagcaaaaaattcAAGTTAAATCGGTACTTTGGATTCTTCCCGAATATATGAACTATCATTGGTAACTTTTTGGAGTATTTTCATGTGAAAACAAGAACATGTCCAACTAGCACTaccattttctatgttctgtgGCCCgtcaaatttttataaaaactctaatttaaaTGAGAAGGAACATGTCATAAGGGACATGTGGACTTAGTTTAAGTTCACCAAAAACTACATAGACCaaaacctgaagcgggacaaacGCACGAACGGTTAACAGACCGAAAAGCATAATGTcactaaatttgaaataaaaaacacactCAACCACAAGATAATGACTGGTACTAGGTCTCATATCTTTACATATAAGAATGAACTACATACGCCCAGGCATACACCCCATGATCGTCATATGGTGCATCACATTTGCGTTATCTATAACTGGTTCATAGGCAATCTGGTGAATGTCTTGCCCTTGTGGGAAATCAAATACCATGCACATATATGTTGTTTCCTTAACCGGTACTGGTGTCGGAGGGAGAGAGTAAGTGTAACTGataacacctgcaaaaatagaTTAAATAGGATTTCAAAAGTATTTATACCTATCgtcaaacatataaaaaaaaacgtatataaaaaaatataccaccGCTTTTCGCaactgataaataaataaaaatgcaattttttccGTATGGTTACAATGTTAAACGACAGAAGTCATCTCATGTGACCTTATACCTCAATTTCCTGGGCAActattatattgttttctttatttaaacaCTAACTGTATAAAaccttgttttcaaaattgacaatgtATTTCCGTAGAGTTTTATTCAAGACATCGTTGGACAATGGTTAGCAAAATTGTTTAATTGACCgttcaaaattcaaaactgtTTATTTCGATctaaaaattttgtttgaaacagTTACAAGAAATACAGCATACGTTGTctcaaaactttaatttcattagcacaaaaaccaaaaaatttaCCTGTTTCAACAAGCTTCGTTCAAATGTCATATGTTTTAAGACAATGTTTGACCATCCTAGATTTTATGTGTCATGTCATTGACTTCGGTACTGGGATGAATACattgattttgttcaatttaaatattttctgttcTTTCTGTCGTACAAAGCTCTGATTCTTTGCCCGAGTTCGATTACGGTTTAGCTTTACTTTTTGTCCCTATTGATATAATCAGATTTTTAACGTTTGAAGTAGGGTTTGGCCACGCGCAGCACTGAAAAGACATTgttattgtcgaaatgcacatctaATCAAGTAAAATtagtattgtttattttatgtttttttggttttgtctGAATATACACCTATATCAGCATTTGTGTGAATTGTTATGAGTTTTTAGTTTGTCATTATGtgtattttctaatttattagaaattagaattaaaaaaaaaaacatatgattaaAAATCAGATGCTACAATAACGAAACTATAGTTTCAAACAAGTTTATTTAGTTGACCTAATAATATACCGCAATTTTGAGTCTAAAGGTCCAAGCAGACAgccattttatttttccatggTGAGTTGACATTATCATAAATTAGtttaaatgatttaacaaattgTATCTGTTGAAAGATATTTACTCACCAGAATCTTGAGTTGCAGGACAGTTAAATTGAGTTGGTGTACATGATATTGTGAAGTTATTGTTCGCTTGATAGCATTGTGGAGCATTAAAAGGATCACAGATtcctaaaacaaataaaacccAAATGATTACTACAgctgtaaacaaaagaaacgacgCATTTCAAAATTCTGCAACAGCCATAGTTTGATACATACAGGActtcaaatgtaaataaattgtgTTACTATACCAATAAGCTGGATCATGATTATAAATGATCCTGTCAATACTGCCGACTCCGCGGCAATCCACTTTATATGTAACTATTCTGATATTAATCTAATtcaatataaagatatatatgaCAAGACTCTGACTTGAAAACCGTTCCTTGGCTTTGGTTAACTTTtactcataacacatcttcctatatctatttaaagttttaaaacgatctgataaattttgataaccCCACCTTTGCTTGAATTGACATAGCTTAATTTCCATCCATAACCATTTGCAACATTACAATCGGCATTTTCCATTAAAGAAGTAAGGAAACTAACACAACTCAGTTGGgattctacttcgtcaaaaGTAGTTACCGACATAACCGTGTTTGCAATATTTCTTTCTTCTCgataattaaaaacaacaattccgTAAgatatcaaaacatattttatggtGTTCCATAATCGACAGTGAGAACAATTTTAAACTAAACCCCGATCAAGAAGTTATTTATTTCACTGTACTAAAAGTAATGTTTCGTTACAGatgatatttattcaatatttaccGGGGTGAGTGATGTCTATGGCCCTCTCCGGTGTAATTCCTTGTCCTGCTACCCAAACACAATTTGGGTCTCCTAATTCATAGCCATTCGTCATTCCATCCCCATCTGAATCCATTTGACACAGAGTTGTGTCCCATACCTAAATTGATTAAATcacttcatattttatttttacagagaCCTTTTTCAAATAAGatatcaaattcaaaagaaaatgcatCAGGTTATTATTTTTTGCCTGGTCATGGAAatcctatttttttattttttttatgaaagtatCTAAGAATTATGTATGTCAAAATTATTATCTTTGTGcattgatattaataaaaagtataacaacAAAAATGCCGAAATTCCAATGATAATTCAAAACGGAACGTTCAATTTAATGGCAAAAACAAAGGCTCAGACACATCAAACAAAGGGGAAACAACTGTCTTATTTCTGACTTGTACATGCAATTCCTTAGATAATACCTGGATTTTgcatagctagcttaacctctcacgtTTATTTTATTCGCATAAGATTCCATATTGTTTGTTCTAGATAAATTGGTCATAGATACTAGagttgttattttgtatttagacCGGAGGCGCCGTTCGTCAACAAAAGGATTACCAGTGACGGTCGAATCAAAAGAAGTGGAAAGACCCAAATAAAGAACGTAGTTGAAGAGAAATGCTGAAGTTAATATTTcgttattattttcaaatataacatataaagcgttttttagacttataattgtgaactttttaaaaacaaattttctgaCGTTATAGTCCTATCAAACTAAATGAGACCCTTGTTATCATTATGCATATCCTAAACGACCTCTCTGATTTTGTCACAACACGTTTACCGCAAATTttaatacaacaaataaagtacGTCAGGAAATGATGatgtaatttataaattttaaatgaaacttttacagACAAACTAGTTAATTTTAATGATGGCATTTTTCCAAACTGTCCTATGTCATGTGCAACGTTATAAGTGTCACTTATGCAGCAGAAACGGCACGGTGTCCCGATCTCACAAATTCTTTCTGGTTTACGGTAAGGTTTACATTGAtcaatccttagtttttcctTGAAGTGtacaattgcatttttttttaacatttaatatgTTTCCGTTTTTGTAAGTAGCGGAACCgcaatttgtcaaaaatatcaaaactacGGTTTcatgagagccgtggtgtagtggttagtgcatcggactactaacacaaaggttcctggttc
This is a stretch of genomic DNA from Mytilus trossulus isolate FHL-02 chromosome 6, PNRI_Mtr1.1.1.hap1, whole genome shotgun sequence. It encodes these proteins:
- the LOC134722871 gene encoding uncharacterized protein LOC134722871; amino-acid sequence: YPSFQNNIPNGNNVDHPCQPNVKWQGVGHLEKEGGGPRNPFGLDFAANNMVWDTTLCQMDSDGDGMTNGYELGDPNCVWVAGQGITPERAIDITHPGICDPFNAPQCYQANNNFTISCTPTQFNCPATQDSGVISYTYSLPPTPVPVKETTYMCMVFDFPQGQDIHQIAYEPVIDNANVMHHMTIMGCMPGQTVPPNEVGVPHECGMGASSSCQIVLGVWSLGFSGHCLPDEAGIRIGPNKYTQGAIQLHWTNPLLSNSLVDGSGMKLYFTPNLRPNDAGIFITGQNYLNIPSGLESHQEEGECPSECTNQLFTGTIHVFSALNHMHYLGSEMKVKLHRNGTKIADLTDDPLYVYDSPQLHELSPAIEVMPGDSITTKCTYKSTSRSGTTLYGQSTFDEMCFGLLYYYPVANIAGAWTCISFKGISQCDINSGNVDGCNTFDFFNFGNQASQNRYDTIINNCPIFGAGTYDCMAAQMSIRNDPCMASDVYDLIINKSNGWYTADAFHSAMLTHNRCFMFYDLSVDQNQQFYNSIVDNCEPWGSCLEQCGTAIDAQMNQACMRPGTYEHFRSFAVINQNIQWIRFFASVASCRNI